In one Gossypium hirsutum isolate 1008001.06 chromosome D09, Gossypium_hirsutum_v2.1, whole genome shotgun sequence genomic region, the following are encoded:
- the LOC107892816 gene encoding ethylene-responsive transcription factor ERN1: MGRKRKVVTDMATEDETMGWDEMVKQAAAATAGLSGIRRARKRFVGVRQRPSGRWVAEIKDTIQKIRVWLGTFDTAEEAARAYDEAACLLRGANTRTNFWPCSSSSMNSTPALSSKISNRLLQRIQAKNNSCFPLPTPSPPPVSVSVNACVSQQPLLQEVEDDNNHGFLDVLEDFSMSNDELFNATSVESCLTDNEDCSTRELDWSSPSNDDDLGDEGTLDFQFVDEIGFGPSYSCSPFQLAEELEAPPMAAEILADEHSMISYERKFSASLYAFNGIPELLKRKLGSEAAMAERRSEQLSALRNACKNNNKREKQDDLGPKQEESPQSSFYSSSSMDMVEPSSSGNHDGESLWSSLDLPPIIALLTS; encoded by the coding sequence ATGGGTAGGAAGAgaaaggtggttacagatatgGCAACAGAAGATGAAACAATGGGTTGGGATGAAATGGTGAAACAAGCCGCCGCAGCAACCGCCGGTCTCAGCGGTATTAGGAGGGCGAGGAAGCGATTCGTTGGTGTAAGGCAAAGGCCATCGGGTCGATGGGTGGCGGAGATTAAGGACACGATACAGAAAATAAGGGTTTGGTTGGGCACTTTTGATACGGCTGAAGAAGCCGCGAGGGCTTACGATGAAGCCGCGTGCTTGCTTCGTGGTGCTAATACGAGAACAAATTTCTGGCCTTGTTCTTCATCATCAATGAATTCAACTCCAGCTCTTTCTTCAAAGATCAGTAATCGTCTTCTTCAAAGGATTCAAGCTAAGAATAATTCGTGTTTTCCATTGCCAACTCCTTCACCACCGCCTGTTAGTGTCTCTGTCAACGCCTGTGTTAGCCAGCAGCCATTGTTGCAGGAGGTCGAGGATGATAATAACCATGGTTTCCTTGATGTCCTTGAGGATTTTTCGATGTCGAATGATGAACTTTTCAATGCAACGAGTGTGGAATCGTGTTTGACTGATAACGAAGACTGTTCCACGAGAGAATTGGATTGGAGTTCCCCCTCTAATGATGATGATTTGGGGGATGAAGGGACATTGGATTTCCAGTTCGTggatgagattggatttgggccaTCTTATTCCTGTTCACCATTTCAGTTGGCTGAAGAGCTTGAAGCACCACCAATGGCGGCCGAGATTCTAGCAGATGAACACTCGATGATATCATATGAAAGAAAATTCTCAGCTTCACTCTATGCATTCAATGGGATCCCAGAGCTTTTGAAGCGAAAGCTTGGTTCAGAAGCTGCCATGGCGGAACGAAGATCAGAACAGTTGTCAGCACTTCGAAATGCATgcaaaaataacaacaaaaggGAGAAGCAAGATGATTTGGGACCAAAACAAGAGGAAAGCCCACAAAGTTCATTTTATTCATCGAGTTCAATGGATATGGTGGAGCCATCTTCAAGTGGGAATCATGATGGTGAATCACTTTGGAGCTCACTTGATCTTCCACCCATTATCGCTTTGTTAACCAGCTGA